Proteins co-encoded in one Natrarchaeobius halalkaliphilus genomic window:
- the smc gene encoding chromosome segregation protein SMC, with protein MYIKAVVLDDFKSFGRKTKIPFYEDFTVVTGPNGSGKSNIIDAVLFALGLARTRGIRAEKLTDLIYNPGHEDGTDSAGPREATVEVVLDNGDATLDRSQVVNAAGSEDVGEVDEIRIRRRVKETEDNYYSYYYLNDRSVNLSDIRDLLAQAGVTPEGYNVVMQGDVTEIINMTPHARREIIDEIAGVAEFDAKKEDAFAELEIVEERIDEAELRIEEKRDRLEQLDDERQSALRYRRLRREKEEYEGYRKASELEDKRADLEGARSRVTDLEDDLEDHNRELDERQGAVVRLQEDLEDLNAEIERKGEDEQLRIKSEIEEVKGDISRLEDRIDASEEQIEDAESNRREAFVQIDRKQERIDDLESEIREHKLEKASIKTEIQEREARRDDLESEIDAVDTEFDDLKADLAARKDDLEEAKTEKNDLQREQDRLLDEARRRSNTISEKERTIEQRREELPEIERERSDLERELEKARKNSANIAGVVDDLKDEKRRVQAEIDEIDDDLQAKQQEYAELEANAGESGDSSFGRAVTTILNGGIDGVHGAVAQLGTVSGEYAVACETAAGGRLSNVVVDDDVIGQQCIDHLKSRNAGRATFLPMTEMSRRGLPNAPTDPGVVGFAFDLVDFDERYAGIFSYVLGDTLVVEDIETARAYMGDYRMVTLDGDLVEKTGAMTGGSGSGSRYSFTGGGEGQLERVAKAITELQDERDSLREELRDVEGRLDDARDRKTDAADDVRSIEAEIDALDERRESIEAEIDTLEDELVELRNERESVDDRMNEISSDIDEQTAEIEAIEADIEDLESELAESKIPELTAEIDDLEAEIDEREDRIDAIDGDLNELGLEKQYAQDAIEDLHDDIETAQNRTAEHETQIEEFEGAIRDKREILEDKRESIADLEEELSELKAERNDLKDELADARTRRDQQQDRVNAVESKLESERERESNLTWEVESLESEVTEYDPEDVPDHEAVLEMIDLLEADMEAMEPVNMLAIDEYDDVRSDLDDLEDGRATLVEEADGIRERIDQYESQKKQTFMDAYEAISGHFTEIFEKLSEGTGTVHLENEEDPFDGGLTMKAQPGDKPIQRLDAMSGGEKSLTALAFIFAIQRHNPAPFYALDEVDAFLDAVNADRIGEMVEELADSAQFVVVSHRSAMLDRSQRAIGVTMQQDNVSAVTGIDLSSEEVPADD; from the coding sequence ATGTACATCAAGGCAGTCGTTCTGGACGATTTCAAGAGCTTCGGCCGGAAGACGAAAATCCCGTTCTACGAGGACTTTACGGTCGTTACCGGACCGAACGGCTCCGGAAAGTCGAACATCATCGACGCCGTTCTCTTCGCGCTCGGTCTGGCTCGAACCCGTGGCATCCGCGCGGAGAAACTGACTGACCTCATCTACAACCCCGGCCACGAGGACGGAACGGATAGCGCCGGGCCGCGCGAGGCGACCGTCGAGGTCGTCCTCGACAACGGCGACGCCACGCTCGATCGATCACAGGTCGTCAACGCCGCCGGAAGCGAAGACGTCGGTGAGGTCGACGAGATCCGTATCCGCCGCCGAGTCAAAGAAACCGAGGACAACTACTACTCCTATTACTACCTCAACGATCGATCGGTCAACCTCTCTGATATCCGGGATTTACTCGCACAGGCCGGCGTTACGCCGGAAGGATACAACGTCGTCATGCAGGGCGACGTGACCGAGATCATCAACATGACGCCACACGCTCGTCGGGAGATCATCGACGAGATCGCCGGCGTTGCCGAGTTCGACGCCAAAAAAGAAGACGCGTTCGCGGAACTCGAGATCGTCGAAGAGCGGATCGACGAGGCCGAACTCCGAATCGAGGAGAAACGCGACCGCCTCGAACAGCTCGACGACGAACGCCAGAGCGCGCTTCGGTACCGCAGACTCCGGCGCGAAAAAGAGGAGTACGAGGGGTATCGGAAGGCGAGCGAACTCGAGGACAAACGCGCCGATCTGGAAGGTGCCCGCTCGCGCGTCACCGATCTCGAAGACGACCTCGAGGACCACAACCGAGAGCTCGACGAACGGCAGGGGGCGGTCGTGCGCCTTCAGGAGGATCTCGAGGACTTAAACGCCGAAATCGAACGCAAAGGTGAGGACGAACAGCTCAGAATCAAAAGCGAGATCGAGGAGGTCAAAGGCGACATCTCTCGGCTCGAAGATCGGATCGACGCGAGCGAAGAACAGATCGAGGACGCAGAATCGAACCGACGCGAAGCCTTCGTCCAGATCGACCGCAAGCAAGAACGGATCGACGACCTCGAGTCCGAGATCCGCGAACACAAACTCGAGAAGGCGTCGATCAAGACCGAGATACAAGAACGCGAGGCCAGGCGCGACGACCTCGAATCCGAGATCGACGCCGTCGATACCGAGTTCGACGACCTCAAAGCCGACCTCGCGGCGCGAAAGGACGATCTCGAGGAGGCGAAAACGGAGAAGAACGATCTTCAGCGCGAGCAAGACCGTCTCCTCGACGAGGCACGTCGCCGGTCGAACACGATCAGCGAGAAAGAGCGAACGATCGAACAGCGTCGGGAGGAACTCCCCGAGATCGAACGCGAGCGCAGCGACCTCGAGCGCGAACTCGAGAAGGCCCGAAAGAACAGCGCGAACATCGCGGGCGTCGTCGACGATCTGAAAGACGAAAAGCGACGGGTCCAGGCCGAGATCGACGAGATCGACGACGATCTCCAGGCGAAACAACAGGAGTACGCAGAGCTCGAGGCGAACGCGGGCGAGAGCGGGGATTCCTCGTTCGGACGCGCCGTGACGACGATCCTCAACGGAGGGATCGACGGCGTCCACGGCGCAGTCGCCCAGCTCGGAACCGTCTCCGGCGAGTACGCCGTCGCGTGTGAAACGGCAGCGGGCGGGCGGCTTTCGAACGTCGTCGTCGACGACGACGTCATCGGTCAGCAGTGTATCGACCACCTCAAGTCCCGGAACGCCGGACGGGCGACGTTCCTCCCGATGACGGAGATGAGCCGCCGCGGACTGCCGAACGCCCCGACGGATCCGGGCGTCGTCGGCTTCGCCTTCGATCTGGTCGACTTCGACGAGCGCTACGCCGGGATCTTTTCGTACGTTCTGGGAGATACGCTCGTCGTCGAAGACATCGAAACCGCTCGTGCGTACATGGGCGACTACCGAATGGTGACGCTCGACGGCGACCTCGTCGAGAAAACCGGCGCGATGACCGGCGGATCCGGCAGCGGCTCTCGCTACTCCTTTACCGGCGGCGGCGAGGGGCAACTCGAGCGCGTCGCGAAGGCGATCACCGAGTTACAGGACGAGCGAGATTCCCTGCGCGAGGAGCTTCGGGACGTCGAGGGCCGACTCGACGACGCCCGCGACCGAAAGACCGACGCGGCCGACGACGTTCGCTCGATCGAAGCCGAGATCGACGCCCTCGACGAGCGACGCGAGTCGATCGAAGCCGAGATCGACACGCTCGAAGACGAACTCGTCGAGCTTCGCAACGAACGCGAATCCGTCGACGACCGGATGAACGAGATCTCGAGCGACATCGACGAGCAGACGGCGGAGATCGAAGCGATCGAAGCCGACATCGAGGATCTCGAGAGCGAACTCGCGGAGTCGAAGATTCCCGAACTCACGGCCGAAATCGACGACCTCGAGGCCGAAATCGACGAACGCGAAGATCGAATCGACGCGATCGACGGCGATCTCAACGAACTCGGTCTCGAAAAGCAGTACGCCCAGGATGCCATCGAGGACCTCCACGACGACATCGAGACGGCCCAGAACCGCACGGCGGAACACGAAACGCAGATCGAAGAGTTCGAGGGGGCTATTCGGGACAAACGGGAGATCCTCGAGGACAAACGCGAGTCGATCGCGGATCTCGAAGAGGAGCTCTCGGAACTCAAAGCAGAACGGAACGACCTGAAAGACGAACTCGCGGACGCACGAACGAGACGCGATCAGCAACAAGATCGGGTCAACGCGGTCGAGAGCAAACTCGAGAGCGAGCGCGAGCGCGAGAGCAACTTAACGTGGGAGGTCGAAAGCCTCGAATCGGAGGTCACCGAGTACGATCCCGAGGACGTTCCGGATCACGAGGCCGTCCTCGAGATGATCGACCTGCTCGAGGCGGATATGGAGGCGATGGAACCGGTCAACATGCTCGCGATCGACGAGTACGACGACGTTCGGTCGGATCTCGACGACCTCGAGGACGGACGGGCCACGCTGGTCGAAGAAGCCGACGGGATCCGCGAGCGAATCGACCAGTACGAATCGCAGAAGAAACAGACGTTCATGGACGCCTACGAGGCGATTTCGGGCCACTTCACCGAGATCTTCGAGAAGCTCTCGGAGGGAACCGGAACGGTACACCTCGAGAACGAGGAGGATCCGTTCGACGGCGGACTCACCATGAAAGCCCAGCCGGGTGACAAGCCGATCCAGCGCCTCGATGCGATGTCCGGCGGGGAGAAGTCGCTGACCGCACTGGCGTTCATTTTCGCGATCCAGCGCCACAACCCGGCCCCATTCTACGCGCTCGACGAGGTCGACGCCTTCCTCGATGCCGTCAACGCGGATCGGATCGGGGAGATGGTCGAGGAACTCGCAGACAGCGCGCAGTTCGTCGTCGTCTCGCACCGCTCGGCCATGCTCGACCGATCGCAGCGAGCGATCGGGGTGACGATGCAACAGGACAACGTGAGTGCGGTGACCGGGATCGATCTCAGCAGTGAGGAGGTGCCCGCCGATGACTAG
- a CDS encoding DUF7518 family protein: MSNNRVEQLESTVAELESTVDGLTSELIEAKERIRVLEAELDEETPTRVPDRRNGESESADKSDGTSEAAPDDVAEAAADADDGAGDEAEDSGTDDIIVA, encoded by the coding sequence ATGTCGAACAACCGCGTCGAGCAGCTCGAATCGACAGTTGCGGAACTCGAGTCGACGGTGGACGGATTGACGAGCGAGCTTATCGAGGCGAAAGAGCGCATTCGCGTGCTCGAGGCCGAACTGGACGAAGAGACGCCGACGCGTGTGCCCGACCGTCGCAACGGCGAATCGGAGAGTGCGGACAAGTCGGACGGAACGTCGGAGGCAGCGCCGGACGACGTCGCGGAGGCGGCCGCCGACGCGGACGATGGTGCCGGTGACGAAGCGGAAGACTCAGGTACCGACGACATTATTGTCGCATAA
- the trkA gene encoding Trk system potassium transporter TrkA, whose translation MRVIIVGAGEVGTNIADSLEEDHDVVVIDRDSDRVESITYDLDVLAIQGDGTSIETLQRAGLEEAEMVIASTDGDETNIVVCGAAKTVGDPFTIARVKKTNLLRTWEGATNAFGVDFMVCTDLHTAQTVVDIAGLPDARDVDSFADGLVRMAEFEIDPESPVAGETIAEADRFESLTFAAILRDDDIVVPKGNTVIQAHDAVVVIGSVESVREFAGGLTPTPTLEQADEIVIVGGSEIGYQAARLFEAEGLEPRLLERDHERARELAERLPETLVLESDATDIDFLVREHVDDSDIVVAALDSDEKNLLVSLLAKRIGVERTLGIVEAGEYVDLFETVGIDVAINPRVVTAEEITRFTREQRTENLAMLEHDRAEVLEIEVDRDSLLFGNRIRNVTSELPDGVVIGAVTRGEELITPRGETVLELGDHVVVFVDTDVLDEVSAAL comes from the coding sequence ATGCGCGTAATCATCGTCGGTGCCGGCGAAGTCGGCACCAACATCGCTGATTCTCTCGAGGAAGATCACGACGTCGTCGTGATCGATCGGGACTCCGATCGAGTCGAGTCGATCACGTACGACCTCGACGTGCTGGCGATCCAGGGAGACGGCACCTCCATCGAGACGTTACAACGGGCGGGTCTGGAGGAAGCGGAGATGGTGATCGCGAGTACCGACGGCGACGAGACGAACATCGTCGTCTGTGGGGCCGCAAAGACCGTCGGCGATCCGTTCACGATCGCCCGCGTGAAAAAGACGAACCTCCTTCGCACCTGGGAAGGGGCGACGAACGCCTTCGGCGTCGACTTCATGGTCTGTACCGATCTACATACCGCACAGACGGTAGTCGACATCGCCGGCCTTCCGGACGCCCGTGACGTCGACAGTTTTGCCGACGGCCTGGTCCGGATGGCCGAGTTCGAAATCGATCCCGAGAGCCCCGTCGCGGGGGAGACGATCGCAGAAGCCGACCGTTTCGAGTCGTTGACGTTCGCGGCGATCCTTCGGGACGACGACATCGTTGTCCCGAAAGGCAACACGGTGATCCAGGCTCACGACGCGGTCGTCGTCATCGGCTCCGTCGAAAGCGTCCGAGAGTTCGCCGGCGGGCTGACCCCGACGCCGACCCTCGAGCAGGCAGACGAGATCGTCATCGTCGGCGGCAGCGAGATCGGCTACCAGGCGGCCCGCCTGTTCGAAGCCGAAGGGCTCGAGCCACGGTTGCTCGAACGCGACCACGAGCGTGCTCGCGAACTGGCCGAACGACTCCCGGAGACGCTCGTCCTCGAGAGCGACGCGACCGACATCGATTTCCTCGTTCGCGAACACGTCGATGATTCAGATATCGTCGTCGCCGCCCTCGATAGCGACGAGAAGAACCTCCTCGTCTCGTTGCTCGCCAAGCGGATCGGCGTCGAACGAACGCTCGGAATCGTCGAGGCCGGCGAGTACGTCGACCTCTTCGAGACGGTCGGCATCGACGTCGCGATCAACCCTCGCGTCGTGACCGCAGAAGAAATCACGCGGTTCACCCGCGAGCAACGGACCGAGAACCTCGCGATGCTCGAGCACGACCGGGCCGAAGTCCTCGAAATCGAGGTCGATCGCGACAGCCTCCTGTTCGGCAATCGGATTCGAAACGTCACCAGTGAACTCCCCGACGGCGTCGTCATCGGAGCGGTCACCCGCGGCGAAGAGCTGATCACCCCGCGCGGTGAAACGGTTCTCGAACTCGGGGATCACGTCGTCGTCTTCGTCGATACCGACGTTCTGGACGAGGTTTCGGCCGCACTCTAG
- a CDS encoding SRPBCC family protein has translation MDRILLSTVAHRSPEEVFPYVRSFTDYPRYADHLNAVSVHGDGNSGSVYDLHFEWWMLGYTANSKVIDVSPPDSLEWRLVNDVDARGEWRVESEPEAAPATAETASRIFFEAVYDPYSADTNAISLPRFVSIDWVVEKVQPRLLSEAETVVERLVADIEGTHRDVELTVHHMP, from the coding sequence GTGGACAGAATTCTCCTCAGTACCGTCGCACACCGTTCGCCGGAGGAGGTCTTTCCGTACGTTCGGTCGTTTACCGACTATCCGCGGTACGCAGACCATCTGAACGCGGTTTCCGTTCACGGTGACGGGAACAGCGGCTCGGTCTACGATCTCCACTTCGAGTGGTGGATGCTCGGATACACCGCCAACTCGAAGGTGATCGACGTCTCGCCACCGGACTCTCTCGAGTGGCGACTCGTCAACGACGTCGACGCGCGGGGAGAGTGGCGCGTCGAGTCCGAACCCGAGGCCGCGCCCGCGACGGCAGAAACGGCCAGCCGGATCTTCTTCGAGGCCGTCTACGACCCGTACTCGGCCGATACGAACGCGATCTCGCTGCCGCGGTTCGTCTCGATCGACTGGGTGGTCGAAAAGGTACAGCCACGGCTGCTGTCCGAAGCGGAAACCGTCGTCGAACGGCTGGTCGCGGACATCGAAGGAACGCACCGCGACGTCGAGTTGACGGTTCACCATATGCCGTAG
- the solA gene encoding N-methyl-L-tryptophan oxidase: MSERHDVIVLGVGGTGSAAVAQLADRGVDVLGLERYDVPHDGGSVNGLLRPLRLTDIEDPADVSLLRRAETLWRDLEADHDRRLLYRTGSIDTGPRGRSLVEEAKLACEEHDLEYELLSGEGLTDRYPAYRLPNGYETVYQPEGGFLRPAECVVAHVNRAHRLGATIRARERVVNWRPLDGGVRVETDHDAYEADRLVVTAGAWTPAFVDALDGIVTSERQVLTWLQPETPGHFARDRFPIWRVQTPSDLFYGYPTDSAPGATFGRSTNRNEVRDPDAFEHEPTQADERPLREFAREYFPAGAGPTMRMESGLAITTPDDRLLVDTLPEHPQVAIGVGPSESGFAYASVLGEILADLTLEGETDHDVERFSIDRA; encoded by the coding sequence GAAGTGCGGCAGTCGCACAGCTGGCCGACCGCGGCGTCGACGTACTCGGCCTCGAGCGTTACGACGTTCCCCACGACGGCGGCTCCGTCAACGGTCTCCTCCGGCCGCTCAGACTCACGGACATCGAGGATCCGGCTGACGTTTCGTTGCTTCGACGAGCCGAAACGCTGTGGCGCGATCTCGAGGCCGATCACGACAGACGGTTGCTGTACCGAACAGGATCGATCGACACCGGGCCCCGCGGACGTTCGCTCGTCGAGGAGGCGAAACTCGCCTGCGAAGAACACGACCTCGAGTACGAGCTTCTCTCGGGCGAAGGTCTTACGGATCGGTACCCAGCCTATCGACTTCCGAACGGCTACGAGACGGTCTATCAGCCGGAGGGAGGATTTCTCCGTCCCGCCGAATGCGTCGTTGCTCACGTCAACCGCGCACACCGCCTCGGTGCAACGATTCGTGCCCGCGAACGTGTCGTGAATTGGCGGCCCCTCGACGGCGGCGTCCGGGTCGAGACCGACCACGACGCCTACGAAGCCGACCGCCTCGTCGTTACCGCGGGTGCGTGGACTCCCGCGTTCGTCGATGCGCTCGATGGGATCGTTACCTCCGAACGACAGGTTCTCACGTGGCTTCAGCCGGAAACGCCCGGCCACTTCGCACGGGATCGGTTCCCGATCTGGAGAGTCCAGACCCCTTCGGACCTGTTCTACGGATATCCAACGGACAGCGCGCCGGGAGCCACGTTCGGCCGGTCTACGAACCGTAACGAAGTCAGAGATCCCGACGCGTTCGAACACGAACCGACCCAGGCCGACGAGCGGCCGCTTCGCGAGTTCGCTCGCGAGTACTTCCCCGCCGGAGCTGGACCGACGATGCGAATGGAAAGCGGATTGGCTATCACCACGCCGGACGATCGGCTCCTGGTCGATACGCTCCCCGAGCATCCACAGGTGGCGATCGGCGTCGGTCCGTCCGAGAGCGGGTTTGCATACGCGAGCGTGCTCGGTGAAATTCTGGCCGACCTGACCCTGGAGGGCGAAACGGACCACGACGTCGAGCGGTTTTCGATCGATCGAGCATAG